CGGCTCGCTGGGGGTGTCGGACCTCCAGTATCTGATCATGTTCGCCGTGATGCTGGGCGTGGCGTTGCTGACGAGCGCGCTCACCGAGCGCATCCGGCGCCAGGCCGCCGCTCAGCTTGCCATGGCTGCCGAGCGCGACCGCTTGCGTGAGGCGGCGCACGCCACACGCCTTCAGGCCGAGGCTGAGCGGCTGCGCAACGCGCTCCTCAGCTCGATGTCCCACGACCTCCGCACCCCCCTGGCCACTATCGCCGGCGCGAGCAGCAGCCTGCTCGAGCTGGGCAGCGTGCAGGACGAGGAGACCCGTCGCACGCTGCTGCGCACCATCTCAGACGAGGCGAGCCGCCTCAACCACTTCGTCGAGAACCTCCTCCAGATGACGCGGCTCCAGGCCGGCGGCCTCGTCGTCCACAAGGAATGGCAGCCGGTCGAGGAGGTCATCGGGTCGGCCCTGGGCCGCATGGAGGCGGCTTTGGCCGGGCGCCCCGTGCACACGCACGTGCCCGAGGGCCTGCCGATGGCGCCATTCGATGGCGTGCTCGTCGAGCAGGCGCTGGTGAACCTGCTGGACAACGCGGCGAAATACACGCCGGCCGGCACGCCGGTCGAGCTGTCGGCGGCCGTGGACGGCGGGCAGATGCTCCTCGAGGTGGCCGATCACGGCCCGGGCATCCCCGACGAGGAGAAGGGGCGGGTCTTCGAGAAGTTCCATCGCCTGCGCCGGCCCGGCGCGACGCCCCAGGCGGGAACTGGCCTGGGCCTGGCCATCTGCCAAGCCATCGCGACGGCCCACGGCGGCCGCATCTGGGCCGAGGACCGGCCCGGCGGCGGCGCACGCTTCCGCCTCGCGCTGCCCATCGAGGGGAGCCCTCCCCAGTTCCCCGCAGACGAGGAAGGGGCCTGAAGTGTCCGGCGCCAAGCCGCGCGTGCTGATCATCGAGGACGAGAAGCCCATCCGTGGCTTCCTGAGCGCCTCGCTCGCCGGCGAGGGCCACCAGGTGGTCGAGGCCGAAACGGGCCGCGAGGGCCTCGCCCAGGCCAGGATGTGGGTGCCCGAGATCGTCATCCTCGACCTGGGCCTGCCCGACCTGGACGGGCTCGAGGTGATCCGCGAGCTGCGCGAGTGGTCGCAGGCGCCCATCGTGATCCTCTCGGCGCGCGAGCAGGAGCGCGACAAGGTGGCCGCCCTCGATGCGGGGGCCGACGACTACCTGACCAAGCCCTTCGGCATCCGCGAGCTGCTGGCGCGCGTGCGGGTCGCACTCCGCCATGCCGCCCGCGGCGGCGCCGCCGACGCCACGCCCGTCACGATTGGCGACTTCACCCTCGACACCGGAGCGCGCCGCGCGTTCGCGGGCGACCATGAGCTTCACCTCACGCCCATCGAGTACAAGCTCCTCACCACCCTC
The nucleotide sequence above comes from Planctomycetota bacterium. Encoded proteins:
- a CDS encoding response regulator; the protein is MSGAKPRVLIIEDEKPIRGFLSASLAGEGHQVVEAETGREGLAQARMWVPEIVILDLGLPDLDGLEVIRELREWSQAPIVILSAREQERDKVAALDAGADDYLTKPFGIRELLARVRVALRHAARGGAADATPVTIGDFTLDTGARRAFAGDHELHLTPIEYKLLTTLVRHAGKVLTHRFLLKEVWGPLRTDDVHCLRVFMAGLRQKIEVDPSHPRYLLTEQGVGYRFADE
- a CDS encoding DUF4118 domain-containing protein; its protein translation is MDDSATGTAQAEVSAVAAPASSASWASYGWAAVLMAACTLVAGVFRHSGLAEANIVMAFLVGVLVVAAWHGRGPSIFASFAGVLLFDVLFVPPFGSLGVSDLQYLIMFAVMLGVALLTSALTERIRRQAAAQLAMAAERDRLREAAHATRLQAEAERLRNALLSSMSHDLRTPLATIAGASSSLLELGSVQDEETRRTLLRTISDEASRLNHFVENLLQMTRLQAGGLVVHKEWQPVEEVIGSALGRMEAALAGRPVHTHVPEGLPMAPFDGVLVEQALVNLLDNAAKYTPAGTPVELSAAVDGGQMLLEVADHGPGIPDEEKGRVFEKFHRLRRPGATPQAGTGLGLAICQAIATAHGGRIWAEDRPGGGARFRLALPIEGSPPQFPADEEGA